The nucleotide window GACAGACGTGGCTAACGGGCTGACCTCAAGCCCACTCACCCCGCCGACTTTGGCCTCAAATTCTCATCAAATATCAGCCGTTGCCGCCCGGGTTCTGCCTCGCGCAGCGGTTCAACCTGATGCATCGTCAGCTTGCAGCGTTCCACCAGCACCTGGTATTCCCGCGTGCCCTGCATCTTCCACGCTATTTCCTGTTCACTCAGCTCACGAATCGCTTTGGCCGGGCTGCCAATAATCAAATGGTTGGCAGGCATTTCCGCTTTCGCCTTCACAAACGCCGCCGCACCGACAATGCTGTTTTCGCCGATCACCGCGCCGTCCATCACCACCGCATTCATCCCGACCAGTGCGTTACGCCGGATAATGCAGCCGTGCAGAATGGCGCTGTGGCCAATATGCCCGTTTTCCTCGACCACGGTGTCCTGCTCCGGGAAACCATGCATCACGCAGTTATCCTGAATGTTGGCACCGTCTTTCACCACAATACGGCCAAAATCGCCGCGCAGGCTGGCATTTGGGCCAACGTAAACACCTTTACCCAGGATCACATCACCAATAAGTACCGCCGTCGGGTGAACATAGCTCTCGTCAGGCACGACCGGCGTCAGACCGTCAATTTGATAAACAGGCATCCTCACTCCTTATGCGCTTGTAAGACCACCAAAGCGTTGATAGTAGAGCGTGCCAGGCACGGGCAGTTCACCGACGGAGGTTTCGCCTTTCTCACTGACAAACGCCAGCGCTCCCGGTGCCACACGCTGATAAATATTGATGCAGAGCTGTCGGGCACTTTGCCCTGCCCAGTGCGCTGGTAGTAACTCTTCCGGCAACAGCGGGTCTTTCAGCACCACACGACGATAAAAATGGATCAGTAACAGCTGGATCTGGAAGCAACGTTCTGGCGTCAACTCTTCCGGCGCAGCCTCTTTCAGCAGCGGCAACAACGGCCGGAATGAGTCGATAAACGTCTCGTACATGACGTTTTGTTCTGTCAGTTGCCAGCACTCTTCTACCCGGAAGCGTAGCGCAGCGCGGGACAGTGCCAGCGGTGAGTGAGCCTCGAAGAAGATGACGTTTTCCGCCACGCCCGCGTCATGCAACAGGGACTGCACATCCGCCAGATGCTGAGATGGCGAGGCCATCAGGCTCGGCGCAAGCGTGCCAAACCCCTGCCATATAAGCTGTTTTTTCACATCGGCGAGGGTCGTTTTGTCCAGACCTTCAGAGAGCAGCAGCAGCCATTTGCCGTCCCATGCGGGCAGTTCCGCACGGTAGATTTTATTCTCCGCGCGACGGGTCAAACGCAGTCCTTTATCACTCAGACGGTAAAAGCTGCGACGCCCAATGCGGGAAACATCCAGCCAGCCCTCTTTGTTAAGGCGGAACAGCGCGGTACGCACAAAACGTTCACCAAACCCCATGCCTTCAAGTAAAGCGGCCAGGCTGCCGAGCCAGATTTCACCGCCTCGATGGGAAAGTGCATCACCGTACAGGGAAGAGATAAGCGATGTCCCGCTGATGGGAACGGAGCTGACTGCGTGCTGGATGAAGGCGTCGAGTTTATTCATGTGATTCATTCTGTTGTGATTTTTTTCCTGGATGAATCATAGCATAAAATGTTGTGCGGTTTGGTTCCCTCACCCAGCCCTCTCCCCAAAGGGAGAGAGCCAGGGTGACACGTCTGGCCTTAGCTGTTCGCTGCCACCTTACGCAGGTCGAACACCCGGCAGGCCTTCCCTTCAGAGCGCGGAATGCTGCCACAGTTAACGATCATCACGTCGGTGGAGATCCCAACCATTGATTTAATGCGGTGGCGCAACTGATGACAAACCTGGCAGCGCTGCTCGTGAGTGAGCGTTAAGCTGCTCTCTTTCAGCTCCACCTTCACCGAAAGCGAATCAAGATGTCCGCGGCGGTTCACCTCCAGCTGATAGTGCGGAGAGAGGTGTTCAAACTTGACGATCTCTTCTTCAAGCTGCGACGGGAATACGTTGACACCACGGATGATCAGCATATCGTCGCTGCGCCCACTGATGCGATCCATACGGCGCATAGTGCGTGCGGTGCCCGGCAGCAGACGCGTCAGGTCACGCGTGCGGTAGCGGATCACCGGCAACGCTTCTTTGGTCAGCGTGGTGAACAGCAGTTCGCCCTGCTCACCGTCGGCCAGCACCGTGCCGTCGTTCGGATTGACAATCTCCGGGTAGAAATGATCTTCCCAAATGGTCGGGCCGTCGGCGGTTTCGATACACTCCATCGCCACACCCGGGCCCATCACTTCTGACAACCCGTAGATATCCAGGGCGGTGATCCCCAGTCGTTTTTCAATTTCACGGCGCATGGCCTGTGTCCACGGCTCAGCGCCGAACACGCCCACCCGCAGGGAACAGGTGCTGGCATCGCCCCCCATCTGGCGTTCCAGCTCTTCAATCAGGTTCAGGCAGTAGGACGGTGTAACCATGATCATGTCCGGCTGGAAATCACGGATCAGCTGTGCCTGCTTCTCGGTCTGACCGCCGGACATCGGGATCACCGTCGCCCCTAAACGCTCAGCACCATAGTGTGCCCCCAGTCCGCCGGTAAAGAGGCCGTAGCCGTAGGCCACGTGGATTTTATCTTTTGCGCTGCCGCCTGCGGCACGCAGGGAGCGGGCAACAATATTAGCCCAGTTGTCGATGTCGTTTTGGGTATAACCCACGACAGTCGGTTTACCGGTAGTACCGGACGAGGCGTGGATACGCACCACCTGCTCCATCGGTACGGCAAAGGTGTCGAACGGGTAGTTATCGCGCAAATCCTGCTTGGTGGTGCACGGGAATTTGCGAATGTCGTCCAGCACTTTGAAATCGTCAGGGTGAACGCCCGCAGCGTCAAACTTACGTTTGTACATCGGAACGTTGTTGTAGGCATGATGCAGCGTCCACTTCAGGCGCTCGGTTTGCAGAGCCTGCAATTCGTCAATGGATGCAGTTTCGATCGGATCAAGCTTTGTTGTATTTGTCGTTGTCATTGTAGGGTACTCACATTGTAATTCGCTCAAACACGCTCAAGGATCATGGCGATGCCCTGACCCACACCGATGCACATCGTACAAAGCGCATAGCGCCCGTTGCGTCGGTGCAACTCATTGCTGGCAGCCAGTGCCAGCCTGGCACCGCTCATTCCCAGCGGGTGGCCTAATGCGATAGCGCCGCCGTTCGGGTTGACGTGTGCGGCATCGTCCGGTAATCCCAGTTGACGCAACACGCCCAGCGCCTGTGAAGCAAAGGCTTCGTTAAGCTCAATGACATCCATATCGTTAATATTCAGACCGGCGCGCTCCAGCACTTTACGGGTGGCTGGCACCGGGCCTAACCCCATCAGACGCGGTTCAACACCGGCGGTGGCCATCGCCACGATCCGGGTGCGTGGAACCAGACCTTGCGCAAGTGCCATTTGCTCGCTGGCGATAATCAGCGCGGCGGCACCATCGTTCACGCCGGAGGCATTCCCCGCGGTTACCACGCCGTTTTTACGAAACGGGGTTTTGAGCGCGGCGAGCTGTTCAGGCGTGGTATCGGCGCGCGGGTGCTCATCCACGCTGATTTCTGTCACCGTTCCCTTTTTACCAGGCACCCGTACCGGCACAATTTCCTGCGCCAGAACACCATTCTGCTGCGCCTGTGCGGTACGCTGCTGGCTGCGCAGGGCAAACGCGTCCTGATCGGCACGGCTGATATTTAACAATTCAGCTACATTCTCTGCCGTTTCCGGCATGCTGTCAGTTCCGAATTGCTGATGCATGAGCGGATTCACAAATCGCCAGCCGATGGTGGTATCAAAGATCTCCGCCTGACGCTGAAACGCCGCCGTGGCTTTACCCATCACAAACGGCGCGCGGGACATCGACTCCACGCCCCCCGCAATCATCAGATCGCCGTCACCGGCTTTGATAGCGCGAGCGGCAAAACCAATCGCGTCCAGCCCCGAACCGCACAGACGGTTGATGGTGGTACCGGAAACCGTCTGCGGCAAACCTGCCAGCAACGCCGACATGCGCGCCACGTTGCGGTTATCTTCCCCCGCCTGGTTGGCACAGCCGAAAATCACATCATCAATACGTTCCAGGTCGAGCTGCGGGTAGCGTGCCAGCAGCGCACGCAGCGGCACTGCCCCCAGATCGTCCGCACGTACACCCGCTAATCCGCCGCCATAGCGACCAACCGGGGTACGAACACCATCACAAATAAATGCATCACGCATCAGGCTTCTCCTGTCACACTGCCGCCAATGCGGTGAGATTTCCCGCGAAAGAGAGCGACCGTTTTCTGTTGTTGGTTCTGGATTTCAATGTCGTACACGCCGGTCAGCTTGCCCTGATGCTTCACCCGCGCAGTGGCGGTCAGCGTGTCCCCGGCAAAACCCGGGCGCAGAAAATCAATGGAGCAACCCGATGCCACCGCCGCCAGTCCCTGACTGTTACAGGCGTAGGCAAAGGCGGTGTCTGCCAGTGAGAACAGCTGTCCACCGTGGCAGGTTTTATGGCCGTTGAGCATCTGCGGGGTGATGGTCATGGTCACCACCGCATACCCGTCATCCATCTCGATAATGTCGATCCCCAGCGCCTGCGCGCAGGCATCCTGCTCATACATGGTGCGGGCGTTATGCCAGGCGTTATGACTCATAGCTACTCTCCAGAAGCGCCCGCTGGCGCAGCAGTGAACAGGGGCGATAACGTTCTTCACCGTAATGACGTTGCAGGTTTTCCAAAAGCGTGAGCAGGCGTTGCCAGCCCAGGCGTTCTCCCCATGCAATCGGGCCGCTCGGGTAATTCACGCCCAGACGCATCGCAGTATCAATATCCTTCTCGCTGGCGACCCCTTTTTGCAGCGCATCCAGCGCTTCGTTGGCAATCATCGCCACCGTCCGCCAGACCAGCAGGCCGGGATAATCGGCAATTTGCACCACCCGGTGTCCCTGCTGTTGCAGCCAGAAGATGGCCTTTTGCGTGGCGGTGTGCGGATTGCTGGACGCCGCCGCGATAACGGCCACATCGCGCTCAATACGGTCAACCACCACCACCGGGCTGTTCAGCCGAAGCGCCAGTGCCTGCGCAGTTTCGCCCTGTGTTTCAATCAACAGTACGTCGTCAATTTCCGTGACACCGTCACTTTTTCTCTGGACGCTCATCGGGCTAAAACTGTCGTTGACCGCCTCAAGCCACTGCACGTCCGGTTTATCGCCGTGCCAGTCGTAAACGCCCCGCCCGCTTTTTTTACCCAATCGTCCCGCCAGTACCAGCTCCTGCTGCACCAGCGATGGCAGGAAACGACGCTCCTGCCAGAAGGCGTTAAACACCGAACAGGTCACGGCAAAGTTGACGTCCTGACCAATCATGTCGGTCAGCTCCAGTGGCCCCATCGGGAAACCACCGCCTTCGCGCAGCGCGGCGTCAATCACCTCCGGTGCGGCCACCTGTTCTTCCAGCGCACGCCAGGCTTCGGAATAGAACGGGCGTGCCACGCGGTTAACGATAAAACCTGGCGTTGACTGGCAACGCACCGGCTGTTTTCCCCAGTTCAGCGCCAGCTCGCACAACGCATCGGCCACTTCAGGCGATGTCGCCAGCCCGCTGACCACTTCCACCAGTTTCATCACCGGTGCCGGGTTGAAGAAATGCAGCCCCGCGACGCGCTCCGGGTGGCGAATGTCTGCGGCGATGGCGGTGACGGAAATTGAAGAGGTATTACTGGTCAGCAGCGTCTGCGGCGGGCAGATTTCCGCCAGCTGTGTAAACAGCGCTTTTTTCACCTCCAGCCGTTCAGAGGCCGCCTCAATGACCAGATCCGCTGCGGCAAGGGCAGAGATATCCGTCACCGGAACCAGCCTTGCGAGGATCTGCGAGCCAGAGTCCGCAGACAACTTTCCGCGCATCACGCGGGAAGCCAGACGCTGACGAATACCGTCAATCGCGCGGGAAACGGCCTCGGAAGCGAGGTCATAAACCAGCACCTGATGACCATGACTTGCCGCCACTTCGGCAATCCCGGCCCCCATCGTGCCGCTTCCAATCACGGCGACAGTGCGGATGTTTATCGCCATGTTATTTCCCCGTAAAGTTCGGTGCGCGTTTTGCCAGAAAGGCGCTGACGCCTTCCCGGTAGTCGTCACTGCGCCCGGCCAGACGTTGATAGTCACGCTCCAGATCAAGCTGTGCGTCCAGAGTATTGGTCTCTGCGGCGTTGATCGCCTGCTTGATCAGCCCCAGGCCAAAGGTTGGCTGCGACGCAAAGTGCAGCGCCATCTGCTGTGCCGTAACGGAGAGCTGTTCGTCGTCCACCACCTGCCAGATCATCCCCCACGCCTGCGCCTGTTCGGCACTGAGTTTGTCACCGAGCAACGCCAGCCCCATTGCCCGGGCGCGTCCGGCGACGCGCGGCAGCAGCCAGGTACCACCGCAGTCCGGCACTAGCCCGAGCTTGCTAAAAGCCATCACAAAGTTAGCGGAGCGGGCAGCAATCACCATGTCGCAGCCGAGTGCCAGCGTAGCCCCCGCCCCGGCCGCCACGCCGTTGACCGCACAAATTACCGGTTTCGGCAGTTTTGCCAGACGGCGCACCAGCGGGTTGTAAAAGGTTTCAACGGACATCCCCAGATCGGGAGCCGGGCCGTTCGGGTCGACGTTGCGGTCGTTAAGATCCTGACCCGCACAGAAACCGCGTCCCGCCCCGGTGATCAACAGACAGCGGATGGTGTCATCCCGCTCGGCCTGCTTCAGGCACTCCGCAAGTTGCTGGTGCATCACGTCGTTAAAGCTGTTCAGACGCTCCGGGCGGTTCAGCGTAAGGGTCATTACGCCTTGCTCTACATGACTCAGAATAAATTCCACAATTAGCGTCCTTTAAAGTCGGGGGTGCGTTTTTGTAAGAAGGCGTCGATGCCTTCACGACGATCGTCAGTCGCCGAAAGCAACGTAAACAGCTGCCGCTCCTGGGCCAGCCCGGCCTGCAACGGCACTTCCTGAGACTGGCGCAGCGCCTGTTTCGCCGCCTGCAGCGCCAGCGGAGAGTGGCGCGCCATCAGCGCGGCCTGCTTCAGGGCGTACTCCAGCGTCAGCGACGCCGGAAACACATCGCTGACCAGACCGGCGCTCTGCGCCTGTTGTGCCGTAATGCTTTCCCCGGTCAGCACCATTTTGCTGGCAAGCGATTTGCCCACACAGCGAATAAGACGCTGCGTGCCGCCCGCACCCGGCATAATGCCGAGGGTGATTTCCGGCAGACCAAAACGGGCGTTGTCACCGGCGATAACCACGTCGCAGAGCAACGCGAGTTCACACCCGGCTCCCAGCGCGAAGCCGTTAACCGCGGCGATCAGAGGTTTGTTAAAGGTGTTGATCCGCGCCCACAGCTGAGGACGGATATCGTTCAGCGTGGCGGGCAGATCTTTCTCCGCCATTTCATTGAGATCGGCTCCGGCAGCGAAACAGCGCTCGTTGCCGTAGATCACACAGGCGGAGATGTCGGTATTCGCCGCTGCGGCTTCCAGTTCTTCAGCAATCTGCGTTAACAGCGCATTGTTGAGCGCATTACGCGCCGCCGGACGGTTCAACGTCAGCTGCAATACACGACCATGACGGGTGACAATCAGTTCGCTCATGCCATCCCCTTCGCGTCGAAATCGACGATCACGTCAGCGGTTAACGGCAACGCCTGACAGCTCAGGACATACCCGGCAGCCAGCTCGTCCGGCTCCAGGCTGTAGTTGGTGAGCATATCCACTTTGCCGCGCACCACTTTACATTTACAGGTGGCACACACGCCGCCTTTACAGGCATAGGGCAGATCTGCCCCCTGGCGCAGGGCAGCATCAAGAATGCTTTCGTCATCGGCCGTCAGGGTGATTTCACGGTCGCGCCCGTCCTGGCGGACGGTGACTTTCTGCCCTTCGACCTGCACGTTTACAGCGCGTTTCACCGCTGAGCCAGGCGTGTTGAAGCGCTCAAGGTGGATAGATTTTTCTGCTATCCCCAGCGCTTTCAGCGCCGCTTCAGCGTCGTCCATCATCGCCGACGGGCCGCAGATAAAGGCTTCGTCATACTGGCGGAAATTGATCAGGGTTTTCGCCAGCGCCTGCAGTTTTTCACCATCAATACGGCCGTGAAGCAGATCGCTGTCAAGCCGCTCCTGGCTGAAGATGGAGACCAGCTGCAGGCGCTGCGGGTATTTGTCTTTCAGATCCGCCAGCGCGCCGCGGAACATCATGCTCTGGCTGCTGCGGTTGCCGTAGATCAGGGTGAAGTGGCTTTTCGGCTCGGTGGCCAGCGTAGCGGAGAGAATAGCCAGCATCGGCGTAATGCCCGATCCAGCCGCTATCGCCAGATAGTGACCCTCCCGTTCGGCCCGGGGCTGATAGCCAAAATGGCCCTGCGGCACCATGACGTCCATCGTCATACCCTGCACAATCGTATCGCGGGCATAACGGGAAAAACGCCCGCCTTCGATGGCTTTCACCGCCACGCTGATCTCATCCGGTGCGGTACTACGGCAGATGGAGTAGCAGCGGCGAAGCTCATCACCACCCAGCGTGGCCTTTAAGGTCAGGTGCTGACCCGGGCGAAAGCGGTAAGCATCCTGCAATTCCTGCGGCACGGAAAAGGTAATTGTGACAGCGTCACGTGTTTCGGGTTCCACTTTTGCCACTTTTAATGAATGAAACGTTGTCATGGCAGCCTCAAATGCATTTGAAATAATCGAAAGGTTCACGGCAGGTGTTGCAGCGCCAGAGCGCTTTGCAGGCCGTTGAACCAAATTCACTGATGAGCGAGGTATCGGTGCTCGCACAGCGCGGGCAGCTCACCGCCGCAGGAACATGGGCGTGACAGCTATGGCCTACAGGCGGGCTGATGCCATACTCACGCAGACGTTCGCGCGCATCGGCTGTCATCCAGTCGGTGGTCCAGGCGGGTTCAAGCTGGAGCACGATATGTACCGGGGTAAAGCCATGCGCAGTCATCGTGTCGCGGATGGCTCCCAGCAGGTGTTCCGTCGCCGGGCAGCCCGAGTAGGTTGGCGTGAAGCCAATCACCCAGCCTTCGCCCTGCGCGGAAACGCTGCGCACCATACCTAAATCGGTGATGGTCAAAACCGGGACTTCAGGATCCGGGATCTGGCTTAACAGCGACCAGATTTGCGGGATTTGTGCAGGTGCGATGTCCACGAGACGTTGCATGACATTCCCCTCTCTTACCACTGCTGCCCGGGGTACATACGCTGGAGATATTGCATCTCTGCCAGCATTGGCCCCAGATGTTCGGTGTGCAGCCCACGCTTGCCGCCAGTGCGATACGCCACTTCATCGGGCACGTTCAGGGTGGCTTCCTGCAAGCCAGCAAACACTTCGCTTTCCCATGCCTGACGCAGCGTGCGCGGGTCGATGGCAATACCGGACGCAACCAGTTCCAGTTCGACGTCATCGGCGTCGAACAGCTCAGCGGTAAAGCGCCACAGATTGTTGACCGCCTGCTGCATTTTTTGTGCGGATACTTCTGTGCCGTCACCCAGGCGCACCAGCCAGCCGCGGCTAAAGCGCAGGTGATAGCGCGCTTCCTTAATCGCTTTTGCGGCAATGGCGGCAATCTGGCGGTCGCTGCTGTGGATCAGGCGCTCATACAACGCCACGTTCCACGCATCCATAAGGTACTGACGGACGAGGGTGTCGGCGAAATTGCCGTTAGGCTGTTCCACCAGCAATACATTGCGGAACTGGCGCTCATCGCGGCCAAAGGCCAGCGTATCTTCATCGCCCTGGCCTTCCAGTTCGGCGGCGTAGGTCAGGAAATTGCGCGCCTGTCCCAGCAGATCGAGGCCGATATTGGCCAGTGCGAGGTCAATTTCCAGCTCCGGCGCGTGACCACACCAGGCTCCCAGACGCTGAGAGAGCACCAGACCGTTGTCGCCCAGACGCAGGACGTATGCAGATAATGTTTTCATCCCTGACCTCACATGTGCTCAATGCCATCAGGGATGGTGTAAAACGTCGGATGGCGGTAGATCTTGCTCTCCGCCGGGTCGAAAAACGCACCGCTCTCTTCTGGCTGGGAGGCGACAATCTCGCTCGCCTTCACCACCCAGATGGAACAGCCTTCGCTGCGGCGGGTATAAGCATCACGCGCGTTTTCCAGCGCCATGCGGTCGTCAGCGGCGTGCAGACTGCCAACGTGACGGTGGGATAACCCTTGTTTGCTGCGTACAAACACTTCGTATAACGGCCAGTAGACATTGCTCATGTTGCTTCCTCTTAAGCCACTTTGCGGGCGTGTTGTTTTTCTGCGTGCGCCAGTGCGGCTTCGCGCACCCACGCCCCTTCTTCCCAGGCTTTACGTTTTGCGGCCAGGCGTTCGTGGTTGCAGATACCGCGCCCGTTAATGACGTCGTCAAACTCGTGCCAGTCGATCTCGCCGAAGCGGTAGTTGCCCGTCTCTTCGTCCAGGTGCAGGTCAGCATCCGGCACGGTCATGCCCAGCATTTCCACCTGCGGGATGGTGTTATTCACAAAACGCTGGCGCAGCTCATCGTTACCAAAGCGCTTGATTTTCCAGGCCAGGCTGCGGGCGCTGTTCGGTGAGTTGTCATCGTTAGGCCCGAACATCATCAGTGCCGGCCACCAGAAACGGTTGATAGCGTCCTGTAACATCTGACGCTGGGATCCACTGCCCTGCGCCAGTGCCATGCAGGCTTCAAAGCCCTGACGCTGGTGGAAGCTCTCTTCTTTACAGATTTTCACCATCGCCCGGGCGTACGGGCCGTAAGAGGTACGGCACAGCGCCACCTGGTTGACGATGGCAGCACCGTCCACCAGCCAGCCGATTACGCCGATATCAGCCCAGCTCAGCGTTGGGTAGTTGAAGATGGAGGAGTATTTCATTTTGCCGTCGAGCATCTTCTGATAGATGTCTTCCCGCGCGCAGCCCAGCGTTTCCGCCGCGCTGTAGAGATACAAACCGTGGCCGGCCTCGTCCTGCACTTTCGCCAGCAAAATGGCTTTACGGCGCAGCGTGGGGGCGCGGGTGATCCAGTTCCCTTTCGGCAGCATGCCGACAATTTCAGAGTGTGCGTGCTGACCAATCTGGCGGATCAACGTCTTACGGTAGGCGTCAGGCATCCAGTCCTGCGGCTCGATGGCCGTCTCCTGCGCTATGCGCTGCTCAAAGCGTTGTTCTTGCGTCACATCATCACCTTTATGATTCGCTAATCTATCTTAACAAGTGAAATGGTGAATCATTTCGTTTCTTAAAAGTTACACAGAAGTTAAATATAACCCCAAGAAATGTTTCCTTGTTTTGTGATGCTGCTCGCAAGGCTTTTCAAGCAAGGCGTGTGAACTGAGGCTTTATGAGCTGTATTTCGTCATGCCAGATCACAACGTTAACAATTCATTAAAACTCAGCTTGCTTTTTATGATTCATGATCAAACTATCTATAGTGAAATTACGTAACATTTGGAGATAAGCGATGCAGCAGTTAGCCAGCTTCTTGTCCGGTACCTGGCAGTCTGGCCGGGGCCGCGAGCGCAATATTCATCACGCCATCAGTGGCGAAGCTTTGTGGGAAGTCACCAGCGAAGGGCTGGATATGGCGGCCGCCCGCCGCTACGCCATTGAACACGGCGGTAAAGCACTTCACGCGATGACCTTTATCGAACGAGCCGCCATGCTGAAAGCGGTGGCAAAACATTTGCTCAGCCAGAAAGAACAGTTTTATGCCCTGTCAGCCCAGACCGGGGCGACAAAGGCCGACAGCTGGGTCGATATCGAAGGGGGTATCGGCACCCTCTTCACCTATGCCAGCCTCGGTAGCCGCGAACTGCCGGACGACACGCTGTGGCCAGAAGACGAACTGATCCCCCTGTCGAAAGAAGGCGGTTTTGCAGCGCGCCACGTATTAACCTCAAAATCTGGCGTGGCGGTGCATATCAACGCCTTTAACTTCCCGTGCTGGGGCATGCTGGAAAAACTGGCTCCCACCTGGCTTGCCGGGATGCCTGCGATCATCAAACCCGCCACCGCCACCGCGCAGGTCACGCAGGCAATGGTGAAATCGATCGTGGAAAGCGGTCTGGTACCGGCGGGAGCCATCAGCCTGATCTGCGGCGGTGCGGGCGATCTGCTGAGCCAGCTCGACAGCCAGGACGTGGTGACGTTCACCGGCTCCGCCAGCACCGGACAGAGCCTGCGCGTTCACCCAAACATCGTGGCGAACGCGATCCCCTTCACGA belongs to Enterobacter cloacae and includes:
- a CDS encoding phenylacetate-CoA oxygenase subunit PaaI, yielding MKTLSAYVLRLGDNGLVLSQRLGAWCGHAPELEIDLALANIGLDLLGQARNFLTYAAELEGQGDEDTLAFGRDERQFRNVLLVEQPNGNFADTLVRQYLMDAWNVALYERLIHSSDRQIAAIAAKAIKEARYHLRFSRGWLVRLGDGTEVSAQKMQQAVNNLWRFTAELFDADDVELELVASGIAIDPRTLRQAWESEVFAGLQEATLNVPDEVAYRTGGKRGLHTEHLGPMLAEMQYLQRMYPGQQW
- a CDS encoding phenylacetate-CoA oxygenase subunit PaaB: MSNVYWPLYEVFVRSKQGLSHRHVGSLHAADDRMALENARDAYTRRSEGCSIWVVKASEIVASQPEESGAFFDPAESKIYRHPTFYTIPDGIEHM
- a CDS encoding phenylacetate-CoA oxygenase subunit PaaA, with the protein product MTQEQRFEQRIAQETAIEPQDWMPDAYRKTLIRQIGQHAHSEIVGMLPKGNWITRAPTLRRKAILLAKVQDEAGHGLYLYSAAETLGCAREDIYQKMLDGKMKYSSIFNYPTLSWADIGVIGWLVDGAAIVNQVALCRTSYGPYARAMVKICKEESFHQRQGFEACMALAQGSGSQRQMLQDAINRFWWPALMMFGPNDDNSPNSARSLAWKIKRFGNDELRQRFVNNTIPQVEMLGMTVPDADLHLDEETGNYRFGEIDWHEFDDVINGRGICNHERLAAKRKAWEEGAWVREAALAHAEKQHARKVA